One segment of Clarias gariepinus isolate MV-2021 ecotype Netherlands chromosome 6, CGAR_prim_01v2, whole genome shotgun sequence DNA contains the following:
- the oser1 gene encoding oxidative stress-responsive serine-rich protein 1 has product MDTVNPSEKDCEEETLQTAFKKLRVDAESSVAAVRVSEVLASKAGIRVNTDGTKPKIISPKENWHGCSRKSSRGLTRNQRRRRSKSPILHSPKFTYCSSKVQFKHKSPTELEDTSSSLLVPKKKEHLSPCAHSPIFGSIGYDSSIALESKISPLNRVASFGNDSSLKEKDERTKSCLEEIQTPAADFKSLCQLQETGECQCTNWQGMEVYSFTGLRDVISECERKQPSSPDAAQITRTVNVSSTSSSPRSCSEQARVYVDDITIEDLSGYMEYFLYMPKKMSHMAEMMYT; this is encoded by the exons ATGGACACTGTGAATCCCAGTGAGAAAGACTGTGAAGAGGAAACACTACAGACTGCCTTTAAAAAGCTACGCGTTGATGCTGAAAG TTCTGTGGCTGCAGTGCGTGTGAGTGAGGTTTTGGCATCCAAAGCCGGAATCCGAGTCAATACAGATGGAACAAAACCCAAAATTATTTCCCCAAAAGAGAACTGGCATGG atgCAGTCGAAAGTCTTCTAGGGGCTTAACAAGAAACCAGAGACGCAGAAGGTCCAAGTCTCCAATCCTACACTCACCCAAATTCACCTACTGTAGTTCTAAAGTTCAATTTAAACACAAGAGCCCTACAGAGCTGGAGGACACCAGCAGCTCCCTGCTTGTTCCCAAGAAGAAGGAGCATTTGTCCCCCTGTGCCCATTCACCCATCTTCGGTTCCATTGGTTATGACTCCAGTATTGCTTTGGAAAGTAAAATTTCCCCTCTGAACAGAGTGGCATCCTTTGGCAATGACAGCAGCTTGAAGGAAAAGGATGAAAGGACCAAAAGTTGTTTAGAGGAGATTCAAACTCCAGCAGCTGACTTTAAATCTTTGTGCCAGCTCCAGGAGACTGGTGAATGCCAGTGCACCAACTGGCAAGGCATGGAGGTCTACTCATTCACTGGCCTGCGTGATGTCATTTCTGAGTGTGAAAGAAAGCAGCCCAGTTCTCCAGATGCAGCTCAGATCACCAGAACAGTTAACGTATCATCAACGTCCAGCTCACCACGCTCCTGCTCCGAACAGGCACGCGTGTATGTGGATGACATCACTATAGAAGATCTCTCAGGCTACATGGAGTATTTTCTCTACATGCCTAAAAAGATGTCACACATGGCTGAAATGATGTACACTTAA